From a single Streptomyces sp. NBC_00377 genomic region:
- a CDS encoding MogA/MoaB family molybdenum cofactor biosynthesis protein, producing the protein MTHDAAIGGALLAPYSALVVTASNRAAAGVYADRGGPLIAEGLRGFGFAVDGPQVVPDGDPVEAALRAAVEAGYDAVVTTGGTGISPTDRTPEATRAVLDHEVPGIAEAIRAHGREKVPTAALSRGVAGVAGGTLIVNLPGSTGGVKDGLAVLEPLLIHAVDQIRGGDHPGVSHGGAS; encoded by the coding sequence ATGACACATGACGCGGCGATCGGCGGCGCCCTGCTCGCTCCGTACAGCGCACTGGTCGTGACCGCCTCGAACCGGGCCGCCGCCGGCGTCTACGCGGACAGGGGCGGCCCGCTGATCGCCGAGGGCCTGCGCGGCTTCGGCTTCGCCGTCGACGGGCCGCAGGTCGTCCCCGACGGTGACCCGGTGGAAGCCGCGCTGCGGGCCGCCGTCGAGGCGGGGTACGACGCCGTCGTCACCACCGGCGGCACCGGCATCTCGCCCACCGACCGCACCCCCGAGGCGACCCGCGCGGTGCTCGACCACGAGGTACCGGGCATCGCCGAGGCCATCCGGGCGCACGGCCGGGAGAAGGTGCCCACCGCGGCGCTCTCCCGGGGCGTGGCGGGGGTGGCGGGCGGCACGCTGATCGTCAACCTGCCCGGCTCCACCGGGGGTGTGAAGGACGGCCTGGCCGTCCTGGAGCCCCTGCTGATCCACGCCGTCGACCAGATCCGCGGTGGCGACCACCCCGGAGTCAGCCACGGGGGTGCCAGCTGA
- the sepX gene encoding divisome protein SepX/GlpR has protein sequence MSSSGLIYAVIVGAWAAYLVPMWLRRQDELNEARPTERFSTAIRLLSGRAGMERRYAKDLQARSTEEGESGADAPDVATASVDVRSFAMPPTRPQVKAPVQERGQERGQERGHERVHERGPGRPEPAREPVREPVAKHAQEQREREPGAKHAREGGAAPAGRRVPVARRTPSEQASAARAQRSKALARRRRTTMMLFLAFTFGAIVAAVGGLAFLWAPGVPAVLLSGYIGYLRSQERRRFAYQMDRRRAEVAAQRLRERQPRRRAPASATASSLDPGTDAGAEEPHAAPEPETDPGLLALAADRRALVEQTDHAEWVDQQRERQHRPGHGDSWDPVPVPLPTYVTAPVAPRATSDVDLGAPDAWSSARSSSVTPEHEAADAGDAPAGEADGADAADAADDREADGDERSDARRAASARRSRERGRTPLFDQYEDGERPRAANE, from the coding sequence GTGAGCAGCAGCGGCCTCATCTACGCAGTCATTGTCGGGGCCTGGGCCGCCTACTTGGTGCCTATGTGGCTCCGTAGGCAGGACGAGCTGAACGAAGCCCGTCCGACGGAACGCTTCAGCACCGCCATCCGGCTGCTTTCCGGACGGGCGGGCATGGAGCGCCGGTACGCCAAGGACCTGCAGGCGCGCTCCACCGAGGAGGGGGAGTCGGGCGCCGACGCTCCGGACGTCGCCACCGCGTCGGTGGACGTCCGGTCCTTCGCCATGCCACCGACCCGCCCCCAGGTGAAGGCGCCGGTCCAGGAGCGTGGCCAGGAACGGGGTCAGGAGCGCGGGCACGAACGCGTGCACGAGCGTGGACCGGGACGCCCGGAGCCGGCGCGTGAACCCGTGCGCGAGCCGGTGGCCAAGCACGCTCAGGAACAGCGCGAACGCGAACCGGGCGCCAAGCACGCGCGCGAGGGAGGCGCCGCGCCGGCGGGCCGACGGGTGCCCGTCGCCCGGCGCACGCCCTCCGAGCAGGCATCCGCCGCGCGCGCCCAGCGTTCGAAGGCGCTCGCGCGCCGCCGACGCACCACCATGATGCTCTTTCTCGCCTTCACGTTCGGCGCGATCGTCGCTGCGGTCGGCGGGCTCGCGTTCCTCTGGGCGCCCGGCGTCCCCGCCGTCCTGCTCAGCGGATACATCGGGTACCTGCGTTCCCAGGAGCGCCGCCGTTTCGCCTACCAGATGGACCGCAGGCGCGCCGAGGTCGCCGCGCAGCGGCTGCGGGAACGGCAGCCGCGCCGGCGTGCGCCCGCCTCGGCGACCGCCTCGTCCCTCGACCCCGGCACCGACGCCGGGGCAGAGGAGCCGCATGCGGCCCCCGAACCGGAGACCGACCCGGGCCTGCTCGCCCTCGCCGCGGACCGCAGGGCGCTCGTCGAGCAGACCGACCACGCGGAGTGGGTCGACCAGCAGCGTGAGCGGCAGCACAGGCCCGGACACGGTGACAGCTGGGACCCGGTACCGGTACCGCTGCCGACCTACGTGACCGCGCCGGTCGCACCCCGGGCGACCTCCGACGTGGACCTCGGGGCGCCGGACGCATGGAGTTCGGCCCGCTCGAGTTCGGTGACGCCGGAGCACGAGGCGGCGGACGCGGGCGACGCACCGGCCGGGGAGGCCGACGGGGCGGACGCCGCGGACGCCGCGGACGACAGGGAGGCGGACGGCGACGAGCGCAGCGACGCCCGGCGCGCGGCCTCGGCCCGGCGCTCACGCGAGCGCGGCCGCACCCCGCTGTTCGACCAGTACGAGGACGGCGAGCGCCCCCGGGCCGCCAACGAATGA
- a CDS encoding GNAT family N-acetyltransferase, whose amino-acid sequence MELVEGDIVLRPIKLRDQRAWREVNRRNRDWLRPWEATIPPPAPTGPIAHRPTYRQMVRHLRSEANAGRMLPFVIEYQGRLVGQLTVAGITWGSMCSGHVGYWVDESVAGRGVMPTAVALIVDHCFRSVGLHRIEVCIRPENGPSRRVVEKLGFREEGLRPRYLHIDGAWRDHLVFALTAEEVPEGLLNRWRRTRSQKASN is encoded by the coding sequence GTGGAACTGGTGGAGGGCGACATCGTCCTGCGGCCCATAAAGCTGCGCGACCAGCGGGCCTGGCGCGAGGTCAACCGGCGCAACCGCGACTGGCTGCGCCCCTGGGAGGCGACCATCCCGCCGCCCGCTCCCACCGGGCCGATCGCGCACCGGCCGACCTACCGCCAGATGGTCCGGCACCTGCGGTCCGAGGCGAACGCGGGGCGGATGCTGCCGTTCGTCATCGAGTACCAGGGGCGGCTCGTCGGGCAGTTGACGGTCGCCGGGATCACCTGGGGATCGATGTGCTCCGGGCATGTCGGCTACTGGGTGGACGAGTCGGTGGCCGGCCGCGGTGTGATGCCGACGGCCGTGGCGCTCATCGTGGACCACTGTTTCCGCAGCGTCGGACTGCACCGCATCGAGGTCTGCATTCGCCCCGAGAACGGCCCGAGCCGCCGGGTCGTGGAGAAACTCGGATTCCGTGAGGAAGGGCTGCGGCCGCGCTATCTCCACATCGACGGTGCCTGGCGCGACCACCTGGTCTTCGCGCTCACGGCGGAGGAGGTCCCCGAGGGCCTGCTGAACCGGTGGCGGCGCACACGCTCGCAGAAGGCGTCCAATTGA